DNA from Biomphalaria glabrata chromosome 14, xgBioGlab47.1, whole genome shotgun sequence:
tagctatgctcttggaattcggagattgtcgtttgcattattttttgttagtttagttttatagaagaggaaaATTTAACTGcgaaaccccctggtaggggttttaaacttaaaatcccCCTTGGTTGCGCTGGGGCAAGggatagtttagtattaaaatctcacctaaaatgaacaaaatcaaagcaaaaaatcagttacTAAAGTCCTTTCCCCCcacctgcggggggggggggggatttcatttcggggaggGGGTCAgccgagggggggggcgatcacccctaccgccccctcccctggatccgccagtgtcctGGACACGGGTAAAATCCTTTCACGGGTCAAAGGCTCATAAAGAGGATTCATCTTGAACCTTTTCGGAATTTTCATCGAAAAGTCTTTAaaaactgagagagaaagaaaggatgAACAAATAATGACAAAGAAAGAGATACAGAAACaaactgagagagaaagacaaacatAGAAAgagagcgaaaaaaaaatactagaaaaaatataaatactattttttttaaattaaagaaataccTCCTGTATACAATTTATAGACCAATTATTTTGATCTAAAtcactaatgaatgttagatttaaaaaaaaatgtagcattatttccatcccagtggcgctacagcccatggagggctctggcctgctttaacacatccttccattcagatctctcctgggcctttcgtctccacgccctaacaccaagctgcttcagatctgcttccacgtcatctatccatcgcattcggggtctgcctttgggtcgcctgccttttagtttttgcctgtatacattATTTACTCCGACCAATTCCGCCTTAGCTACTCTCACCCCGATAACAAAAAATTCAttgttaagcgaatgtataaatctactacattttagaatattctaatgatagttcttagatctagactagaaagtCTTAACATGAATTTATAAAACTCATTAATGAATAGGATCTACATGGAAATACCAGAAGATGTAAGCTAtgcaagataaaaaaacaagtttataGACCTCTAGCCCTAGccaaatttaagacaaaaaaatacaatgtacaattaattaaaaatatatgtatatatcatgGGAATAGCCCAGCCTGGGGAGAGGTTGGGtccaattttattatatattatagatgaGATTTTAACATTAAGCCATCACTTTCTCCAGCGCAACCAAAGGGGGTTTGAATTTAAGCCCCCCTCATGAGACGTTTGATGTTAAAACTCCATctcttcaataaaacaaaaaataaaacaaacaactgtccatgagcgtagtcaaaggcaGGGGTGTGTGAACcctctattcaatataaaactaaaactaaagcaaactacaaccACCTTCTTCTATAAACGTATccggtaaggggggggggagagtttaAAACCGCCTTCCAGAGGTGAAAAATATCTTCAATGTTATACTAAATCAAACCAAGGTTACCAAATTCTATCAGGCGTAACCGATGGTTACCAAATAGTTTTGAGTTGAACAAAACAACGGGTCGTTGTGACGATAACACTGCCCTTTcagataaaaaaatctaaagcaaactaaagtcacCAAATTACATGAttgtagccaagaggggttaaACTCCCCATTCCAACTAAAGGAAAAGATTAGCTACGATTACTAAATTTCAAAGGTTTTTGGCAAATGtatagttaccattttctatAAGTCACtaggctccattaataaagtgagtgaatagcagattaggtttccGACCTAcagttttttaataaaagattaCCAGGGCAACAGGGTAATGCATTGTAGCTACCTCAGAATAGGccaatattaaaaattttaataacttcAGTCCTTAAATCACTTTGTTACGATTTTAAGatgttaattttatattttctatttaaactTTTCAGCTGTCATAACGAATGTAGAACCACCAACATTGACAGTTGGTCTTTCTAGAAATCTCAAGGTCGAATGTCTTTACTTACAAGGACAAAACCCAGCGATGTCTTATTTGATGTCTTTGTCTCTTTATCAAGCTGCAGATAAAACTGAGTCAGACTTCAGCTTCATCGCTTCTATCAACAGTTTTGACTCAGATGTTCAGGCTGAGAACGTTGAAGATTCCAATGCGAAGTTCTCTGGacaaatcaacaacaaaaatgaaTCTTTTCTTAGAGTTGTTTGGGAATTTCCAAAACTGAACAGGTCTGGTGTTTACAAGTGTGAAGCCAATGGAATCAATACGTTAGGTAAAGCTGTAACTCTATCTAGCACTGCAGTAGTTATCGGTGTAAGGCCTGATAATGAACAACTTGTTCATACTCTACAAAAATTAACACAGAATATGGAAAATCTTCAATCAAGAATGAATTCCACAGAAGATCATGTAAGAATTCTTGACAACTTTAATAAATTGAAATCctctgaacaaaataatttgaCGAATGCTTTGTTTGTAGTAACACCAACTTTTCGAGGCAAACGATACATGTTGATAAAGAACCAACTCTATATCACCGCAAACCTAGCTGAAGTTCTCTGTGGTGTGTTTGGAGGTTATCTGGTGGAGATAGATAGCGATGAAGAATATAGATTTATTAGAGACCATTTGCTATCTTTGCATATGTTCTATTGTGTTTTAACTGGAGCTACAGATGAGAAGCAAGAAGGTGTATGGATCAATCGATACAGCAAAACTCCAGCAAAATACTTGAATTGGGGTCCAGGAGAGCCCAACGGAAGAGGCAAAACAAATTGTCAAAGTTATGGCTACTACGTGGATAGCTGGTACATGAATGACATACCCTGTTCATTGTTAGCCGATTGCCCAGTTGGTTTTATCTGTGAAGTGGATATCAAGaattaaaacattgaaaatagtttattaaaataataaagaagtttctaaaaaaaaaaaacgcttcgCTATTATTTCATATACGTACGGATTACATTATGTTTTTTAATGTATGATCAGAGGtatagtgaggggggggggggggttcaggGGGAGCACAATGCCCCGGGCGTCACACGCAGAGAAGCaccaaataataaaattaatgtagctattttagttaggtaatacattttaagattatttgtattatattatcatTAAATACGTTATGATTGAGGGGGGGGGCACGTTTTGATCACTACACCTCTGTGTATGGTTGAACTATTTttgtcttataaaataaaatattatatcgTAATTTGCATCGTACGTAAACTGCCAAACGTTTTGTGCATAAAGTGCTCCCCCTTGCACCTGTGTCCATTCTACCGGAATCTCTTGTCACTGTAGAATGTAGAATGGACAGTGTCCACGTTGTTTCGCCTTTTTACGCGCTGACACAAGACGCCATCTCGGGTAAAAaaggtcacgtggatatcggagTGGCCGGTGTGGCCTGAACAAGCATCCACCCCACTACATAAGTCtaagacagcggttctcaaccttttaagctcggcgaccctttttacaatcccccactctgccacgaccccctccccctccatACACATACAGCAGTttaagagtagacaataacaatccatatttttgatggtctttggcgacccctggcaaatagtcaatcgacccccaatgggggtcgcgactcactggttgagaacccctggtctaagaGTTGTTTGGGATTTCCCAAAGCTGAATAAGTCTGGTGTTTCTAAGTATGAAGCCAATAGCAGCATTACGTTAAGGGACGCTGTCAAGCACTGCTGTAGGTATCGGTGTAAGGCCTGACAATGAACAGCTTGTCGAAAATCTACAAGACATGTTGATAAAGAACCAACTCTATATCGTAACAAACCTGACTGAAGTTCTCTGTGGTGTGTTTGGAGGTTATGTCGCCTGAGTTTGACATTGAAGAGCAATTCAGAGTTACTAGTCGACCAACGgtgtagcatacgccgttattttgcagggccggccttaggccactgcaacccatGCGATCGCAGTggacctgcgctaattctaggtgtaaattattaaattaaaacatttttataacttataacagattttccgtggcctcctgatttaccagaagctcctggaaatctcctgaaattgcaaaatatacggaaaagtcctggaaatatccggaaattattaacatcttttgaaaaaagtatacaaatctcctgagatatatagacaaaaatttacattttggggtgccattcaatattgaaaacgccaatcctacctACGCGTCATAAAAAAAACCCGGCAaaacccgtaattgtggaatctggtgaaagaagcttctcgcgcctcaaagtaatgaagaattacttgaggttaacaattctcgtagatagattgaaacaagGCTAGCAAAGTTTTTCTCACGTAGTAAAGAATTTTGTTTAATGCAAAGACGaacttattttctaatacaaactattAATTCTCAATTATTATTCGTATccttacccaaacttggccccgcgaaatccctttctttcttcccccccccccccccccccattttcccaactggtccagacaagtgataggatcatagcgtattgagaaacctaaaagcatgaaatagcattaaacaaaaacaattggttaaaatattataaatcgcacagatgtattgttgtcggtctagatctattagaagtTTAATCACATGGCTGATTAAAACTGATTAAtgcaattacacttcgtataagctttgcttatttaaaagcattttttaggatattcttgttttttaatgaatttataTGTTCTGCTTTTTAATGATGTATAATGATACATTTTTGTAATGAATTCATTTTAgtcaattataaaataaaatcgtTAAAAATTCAAGAACTAGATTGGAATTTTTTTGGTTGATACTTTTGcagataagaaaaataatagaaacattaaaaaaaatagtttttaaatatatacaacttctcaaaTTGTCTCAACCACCTTGACAAAATCCATTACATTTCTGCGCATTTAGAGGAATTGTAACCTAGACTTTAACCTGAACTACATCTACATAGCGAAGCAGTTTTATTTACTGCTTTATTGGTTATATTAAacgtatttgtatcaattagtttggatcagtcatgtaattaaattggtcatagatctagactaacaaagaAAAGcaagtataaaaataaaaatttaaaaaaaatgggggaaCGACCAGAATTCGCACTCTTAGCTCAAGCCTTCTCATgattctcaagccaacacggtaaccattCTGCTAGTGTAGAGCTTATGAATAGGGAAGGAAGATTgtatatttatctattgtttctataaaaaaaaaggtaattgtgcaaaatttcagcttgatctgacaTTGGGTGAGGGAggaataacgtgttcaaacttttgactAGACaaacacagtgagttgatataagctttgtaaatactaAAACtgataatctatattatatttgtaaaatatgaCTGACTTATGTATCAACAGATCTTATCAAATAGAttcgcatgaaatttcgtacacaggtacaggctcatttttttaaatttaacattcattatttattaagagCAAACAATGGCTCTTTAGGTTGTTCCAATtatgtattgtctttttttttcaaatactttgtatgttgtttatgttgttgttgttgttttacatcCATTGCTAACTAAATAACTCATGAGAAACTTTCAGTGGACACATCTGTAATCTTGTTGCATTATCGCTGTCACACTTTTTGAAAGTAGCTGCTTTGGCGAAAAGAATAATTGTTTCGCTCCTGTTTAAGCTAGTCATTTTCAGTGGATAGTTTTTTGTGACAAAACAATTATGTACAAcatttagaatctagagttTGGTATAAAAACATAGGCCCATTGAAGTGTCAACCCcaattagatctaggtttacTTTTAATGTTGTTCACAGTCTCAGTTCAAAATGGCAGATGTTCTGATGAAGTTTACACTGATATCTCGGCGCCGTTTGGTCCATCTCTTTTGTGAATATTTGAGTCGAGTCATTTTGTTCCTCATTCACTTCACATGTTTTTTCTGCTGCGTAACAGTGTTGGAATATTCATTTGAAGATGTATAAAATgacgatttttatttttttttctgtattaacATTCATTGAAGCAGGTgagattttaaaatcaacattagtgcaatttttaaaaaaagaagcaaagaaagaaagaaacaagaaggCGTGGAAACAAAGCAAatgtaagagagaaagagagaacaaaatatatacagagagagacagagagatatagacagagaaagagagagatagagagcgtcagagagatagagacagagagagacagagacagacagagacagacagagacagagagagacagagagagaaagaaatagatagagagcgtcagagagatagagagcgTCAGGGAGATAGAGAGCgtcagagagatagagacagagagagagagagagacagggagaaaggcattaaaaaaagggaaaggaTTGGAGACAGAAAGATGATCGTGAGGAACAAATAGAatagaacaagagagagagagtgagtgagagagagagagagtgagagagagagagtgagagagagtgagtgagagagagagagagagagagtgagagagagagagagagagagagagagtgggagaaagtgaggaaaagaaaagaggagtttcattttttttaaatcgtaaaCATACatgattaatttaataataatcatttcTTATCATCTTTGTTTACTTAATCTATCGGTGGCTACTGATGTttgatataacaaaaaaaaaagattcatgtTAGTCATCTGGTATTAGGGTTATCTACCTTTTAGTTGGCTCTGCGTTCTTTCATGCTGGCCGTCCTTTTTCGCCTCGTATCTTGATACTCCAACACACACGGCTTCAAGCCACGagaagcgatcgagagctagtgtttcccagccgtgaatgtcaatatcacaTTCCTTGACGGAGCTCTCAATGATGTCTTCACCCGAGCGCGTTGCCTgcacacagctctctataacaatgtcgtttgggaaggcgattttCTGGCGTACGGACTTGGGATCTTTTTGCTGTCTACATACTAGGGAGTCTTGAGCAAGCAAGCCAGTTCCTCAATGTAGCTTATTCTGTCTTGccatttaaaattcaaaatactgCGGAGACAGACCCGCAAGTGTTTAATTTGCTCTGTTACTTCGCAAATATGGTCTATGTCTACAACCGTACAAATACAATAGGGAACTCAGGACACATGCGATGTGGGCCTGCATCTTTGTTTTCCAAGTGAGTGAATCAATTGTTTTCCCAGACACGTTAGCAGTTAGTCTGCTGAAAATTTGTaagaattagtcctagcatatgggataagAATTGTGCCtttaatctttgtgtctttcgaAGTATTTGTATTAGGTTTTGCCCCCGTTATGTTGTGTTGTCGCAGAATGGCATAACTATACAGGGCAGCCTATTTTGTGTGTAATTGAAAGAGACTGTCTGGTGACAATGTCTAAAGCTTTGTTGAGACCGTTGTAGGTGAGGTATAGagtctttatctttctctgaACTTTTCGCGTTAATGTCGTTGGAAGACAATCTTGTCCATTGTGGACCTCAGAGAGAAAGTCGCATTGGGATTCTGAATGAGCGGCAGCTGTAGCCTCACACAAGTGAAAACCTTGCCCACGATATCGAgaagagagattcctctgtaacgAGTTCCGTCACCTCTGTCGCCTTTGTTCTTGTTCAGGGCGACAATTCAAGCATCTTGAAAATCCTGTGTCTCAGTTCCCTCTCACCAACATTCGAAGAGTAAACCCTGCAGAGGTTAAATTAAGGCTTTATGGTAGAGGAGGGGGAGATACTATCACTGACAGAAACTTTACCATCTACCAACATTTACATAATCAGTATAAGGAGAAATAAAGAGCTATAAAGACCCAATTCAAAAATCCTGAAAGATAATATACTTAACACAAGAGTTTCTAATAAGTagcataaataataaaacaaaaaaacaccattttaaaaatcttcttaATAGTTTTAgaccagcgtttctcaaactgcgAGCACGCTTTCTCAGGGACTTTTatgcaacaataaaaaaaaaaacaacttccgtACCGCTTCTCAAGGTAACCAGTTGAATaaaagaaagagggggggggggggaaggtgaaAGTTTAAGAAACACTGCCTTTGATAATTAACTTAgccaaaaaaagaaattgattttctatttgtatttcagCTGTCATAACGAATGTAGTACCAAGAACATTTACTGTTGGTCTCTCAAGGAGTCTCAAAGTCGAATGTCTTTACTTACAAGGACAAAACCCAGCGATTTCTTATTTGATATCTTTGTCTCTTTATCAAGCTGCGGATAAAACTGAGTCAGACTTCAACTTCATCTCTTCTATCAACAGTTTTGATTCAGATATTCAGGCTGAGAACGTTGAAGATTATAATGCGAAGTTCTCTGGacaaatcaacaacaaaaatgaaTCTTTTCTTAGAGTTGTTTGGGAATTTCCGGACCTAGATAAGTCTGGTGTTTACAAATGTGAAGCCAATGGAATCAATACATTAGGGAAAGCTGTAACTCTATCTAGCACTGCAGTTGTTGTTGGCTTGAGACCTGACAGTAATCAACTTGTCGAGACTCTTCAAAAATTAACTCTCAAAGTAGAGAACCTTCAATTGAAAGTGAATTCCACAGAAGATCATGTAAGAATTCTTGACAACTTTAATAAATTGAAATCctctgaacaaaataatttgaCGAATGCTTTGTTTGTAGTATCCCCAACGTTCCAAGGCAAACGATACATGCTGATAAAGAACCAACTCTATATCACAGCAAACCTAGCTGAAGTTCTCTGTGGTGTGTTTGGAGGTTATCTCGCTGAGGTTGACAGTGAAGAGGAATTCAGATTTATCAGAGACAATTTGTTAGCTTTAGGTTTATTTCCTCATATTATTACTGGTGCTACAGACGAGAAGCAAGAAGGAGTTTGGATCAATCGTCACAGCAAAACTCCAGCAAAATTCATCAACTGGGGCCCAGGAGAACCAAATGGTGGAACTAGGGAAAACTGTCTAAGTTACACTATCTATGGCAACAATTGGTATATGAACGATCTGTTTTGTACTGCTGACATTGCTGTTGGCTTTATTTGTGAAGTAgagataaagtaaaaaaaaaaaaagcaacattacTGTTTTACCgcataaaatacatttcaactTATTTGatgtctaaaatattttttttaaatccatattagttgtttttttatgttccaTAACTATAATTAGAAATTTGAATTCAAACTTTCCATATTATATAATGTGACGTTGATGGGATTTCATTAGGTTCAATTGATTGGTTACATAATCAGTAAAGACGCTATTAGGCTTTGCTGGTTCCATCTTAGACCAGCTCTCAATCCAAGTTGACTCACAGGTAGCTTACTattactttaattatttttttaaattaaatctttattataaGTGCAAAGGCTCTGATTAATTGATTCAGTGATTGACTGACTGACCTATTACTATTTCTcctgtgaacaaaaaaaaataaaaaatacgaaACTTTAACCAGTTATTATTTCAGTGTTCGTAGGACAACTAAGCACCTTTTACGATCGAAACCGCGGGGTTAAAGTGACAAAGACCCATTCTTTTTTTCGCAATTTCGACCCGATATGTTTTTGAATGACGACATAA
Protein-coding regions in this window:
- the LOC106064661 gene encoding uncharacterized protein LOC106064661 isoform X1 — translated: MLYKMIIFIFIPVLTLLEAAVITNVEPPTLTVGLSRNLKVECLYLQGQNPAMSYLMSLSLYQAADKTESDFSFIASINSFDSDVQAENVEDSNAKFSGQINNKNESFLRVVWEFPKLNRSGVYKCEANGINTLGKAVTLSSTAVVIGVRPDNEQLVHTLQKLTQNMENLQSRMNSTEDHVRILDNFNKLKSSEQNNLTNALFVVTPTFRGKRYMLIKNQLYITANLAEVLCGVFGGYLVEIDSDEEYRFIRDHLLSLHMFYCVLTGATDEKQEGVWINRYSKTPAKYLNWGPGEPNGRGKTNCQSYGYYVDSWYMNDIPCSLLADCPVGFICEVDIKN
- the LOC106064661 gene encoding uncharacterized protein LOC106064661 isoform X2; the encoded protein is MLYKMIIFIFIPVLTLLEAAVITNVVPRTFTVGLSRSLKVECLYLQGQNPAISYLISLSLYQAADKTESDFNFISSINSFDSDIQAENVEDYNAKFSGQINNKNESFLRVVWEFPDLDKSGVYKCEANGINTLGKAVTLSSTAVVVGLRPDSNQLVETLQKLTLKVENLQLKVNSTEDHVRILDNFNKLKSSEQNNLTNALFVVSPTFQGKRYMLIKNQLYITANLAEVLCGVFGGYLAEVDSEEEFRFIRDNLLALGLFPHIITGATDEKQEGVWINRHSKTPAKFINWGPGEPNGGTRENCLSYTIYGNNWYMNDLFCTADIAVGFICEVEIK
- the LOC106064661 gene encoding uncharacterized protein LOC106064661 isoform X3, with protein sequence MYKMTIFIFFSVLTFIEAAVITNVVPRTFTVGLSRSLKVECLYLQGQNPAISYLISLSLYQAADKTESDFNFISSINSFDSDIQAENVEDYNAKFSGQINNKNESFLRVVWEFPDLDKSGVYKCEANGINTLGKAVTLSSTAVVVGLRPDSNQLVETLQKLTLKVENLQLKVNSTEDHVRILDNFNKLKSSEQNNLTNALFVVSPTFQGKRYMLIKNQLYITANLAEVLCGVFGGYLAEVDSEEEFRFIRDNLLALGLFPHIITGATDEKQEGVWINRHSKTPAKFINWGPGEPNGGTRENCLSYTIYGNNWYMNDLFCTADIAVGFICEVEIK